In a genomic window of Demequina muriae:
- a CDS encoding helix-turn-helix domain-containing protein encodes MSPADSESEGTGIHCRLDELLEARAMTLTELSARVGVSVVNLSVLKNDRARAIRYSTLAAICEVLDCEVGELLVRDAQ; translated from the coding sequence ATGAGCCCGGCGGACTCGGAGAGCGAGGGCACGGGCATCCACTGCCGCCTCGACGAGTTGCTCGAGGCCCGTGCCATGACCCTGACCGAGCTCAGTGCACGCGTGGGCGTGTCCGTCGTCAACCTCTCCGTGCTGAAGAACGACCGCGCGCGGGCCATCCGCTACTCGACGCTCGCGGCGATCTGCGAGGTGCTCGACTGTGAGGTCGGCGAGCTGCTGGTGCGCGACGCGCAGTGA
- the dtd gene encoding D-aminoacyl-tRNA deacylase, whose translation MRAVLQRASRASVTVEGEVTAAFDRQGIVALVGATHDDGPEQVATIARKIAELRILDDERSASDVDAPIIVVSQFTLYADVRKGRRPSWNGAAPGPVAEPLVDAVVEALRERGLTVGTGVFGAMMDVELVNDGPITIILEA comes from the coding sequence ATGCGGGCGGTTCTTCAGCGCGCCTCGCGCGCCTCGGTGACGGTCGAGGGCGAGGTCACGGCGGCGTTCGACCGTCAGGGCATCGTCGCCCTCGTCGGCGCGACGCACGACGACGGACCCGAGCAGGTCGCGACGATCGCGCGCAAGATCGCGGAGCTGCGCATCCTCGATGACGAGCGCTCCGCCTCCGACGTCGACGCGCCCATCATCGTGGTCTCCCAGTTCACTCTCTACGCCGACGTGCGCAAGGGGCGGCGGCCGTCCTGGAATGGCGCCGCTCCGGGGCCGGTCGCGGAGCCGCTGGTCGACGCGGTGGTCGAGGCGCTTCGCGAGCGCGGCCTCACGGTCGGCACGGGGGTGTTCGGCGCGATGATGGATGTCGAGCTCGTCAACGACGGGCCCATCACAATCATCCTCGAGGCCTGA
- a CDS encoding DUF2516 family protein encodes MFDSLQAMIVLAISVAALVAAIWALIDAIKYPDSAYVNAGKKSKVLWLVILGAAALVAFISLPWPLGGGGGIIGFLGIAAVIAVVYYFVDVRPKVSGFSSGSGGSRGSAGGW; translated from the coding sequence ATGTTCGACTCCCTGCAGGCCATGATCGTCCTTGCCATCTCGGTGGCCGCGCTCGTCGCAGCCATCTGGGCGCTCATCGACGCCATCAAGTACCCCGACTCCGCCTACGTGAACGCCGGCAAGAAGTCGAAGGTGCTGTGGCTGGTGATCCTGGGCGCCGCCGCGCTGGTGGCGTTCATCTCGCTGCCGTGGCCGCTCGGCGGGGGTGGCGGGATCATCGGCTTCCTGGGGATCGCGGCCGTGATCGCAGTGGTCTACTACTTCGTCGACGTTCGCCCCAAGGTGTCCGGGTTCAGCTCCGGCTCGGGCGGGTCGCGCGGCTCAGCCGGCGGCTGGTGA
- a CDS encoding type II toxin-antitoxin system VapC family toxin translates to MTLVYLDTSALVKLCVLETGTPLVVGLWKHADALVTSRIADAEVRSVLAAAERIGRIDAAPAAQARDRWKELWPSLAIVEVTASLAKHAGDLADRRPLRAGDALHLASALLLAEAKPVFAAWDRRLGAAARAEGLTVLPPTLA, encoded by the coding sequence GTGACCCTCGTCTATCTCGACACCTCTGCTCTGGTGAAGCTGTGCGTCCTGGAGACCGGCACGCCGCTGGTGGTGGGCCTGTGGAAGCACGCCGATGCCTTGGTCACCTCCCGCATCGCCGATGCCGAGGTGCGTTCGGTGCTCGCGGCCGCCGAGCGCATCGGCCGCATCGACGCCGCCCCCGCCGCGCAGGCGCGCGACCGGTGGAAGGAGCTGTGGCCCTCGCTCGCCATCGTCGAGGTGACCGCGTCGCTGGCGAAGCACGCGGGCGATCTCGCCGACCGCCGTCCGCTGCGTGCAGGCGATGCCCTTCACCTCGCGAGCGCGCTGCTGCTCGCCGAGGCCAAGCCGGTGTTCGCGGCGTGGGACCGACGGCTCGGGGCGGCGGCGCGCGCGGAGGGCCTCACCGTGCTGCCGCCTACACTGGCCTGA
- a CDS encoding type II toxin-antitoxin system Phd/YefM family antitoxin: protein MEISVTELRSGLRAAIDAAKEGESVVITERGVPVARLTGVESADLLSRLEADGLIALPAASRAVPRLPQAEAAKDALSSLLGRMRR from the coding sequence GTGGAGATCTCGGTCACTGAACTGCGTTCGGGCCTGCGTGCCGCCATCGACGCCGCCAAGGAAGGCGAGTCCGTCGTGATCACGGAGCGGGGCGTCCCCGTCGCGCGCCTCACCGGCGTGGAGTCCGCTGATCTGCTGTCCCGCCTCGAAGCCGACGGCCTCATCGCTCTGCCGGCGGCCTCCCGCGCCGTGCCCCGCCTGCCGCAGGCGGAGGCCGCGAAGGACGCGCTGTCGAGCCTGCTCGGCCGCATGCGGAGGTAG